The proteins below are encoded in one region of Prevotella melaninogenica ATCC 25845:
- a CDS encoding FprA family A-type flavoprotein has translation MIEIANKVYYVGVNDRNKNLFEGLWPLPYGVTYNSYLIDDEKVCLIDTVEVDFFTQFIERLREVLGDRQIDYLVINHMEPDHSGSIGLLRKYYPNIQVIGNKKTFDMMSGFYGVKDNTLEVKNGEELSLGNHTLQFFMTPMVHWPETMMTLCKGEVSHLFTGDAFGCFGALNGGLIDQEIDTDWCWLEMVRYYSNIVGKYGTPVQNALKKLAGIHIDYICSTHGPVWHKYVDKVIGLYDRMSKYETEPGLVICYGTMYGNTERMAEQIARAASLAGVKNIRLYNVSKTHHSYILQDIFRFRGLIVGAPTYNAGLYHEMDVLLQEVANRDIKNHLIGWFGSYSWASKAVAAIGEWNENHLHFEKVGEPVEMKQALTPEIKEECNRLGREMAAKLLEE, from the coding sequence ATGATAGAAATTGCCAATAAAGTTTATTACGTAGGAGTTAACGATCGTAATAAGAACCTTTTTGAAGGATTATGGCCACTGCCTTATGGTGTTACCTACAATTCTTATCTCATTGATGATGAGAAGGTTTGCCTTATTGATACAGTAGAAGTAGACTTCTTTACACAGTTTATTGAGAGACTTCGTGAGGTGTTGGGCGACCGACAGATTGATTACTTAGTCATCAACCACATGGAGCCTGACCACTCTGGTTCAATAGGTTTGCTGCGTAAATATTATCCTAATATCCAAGTTATCGGTAATAAGAAAACCTTTGATATGATGTCAGGATTCTATGGTGTCAAGGATAATACGTTAGAGGTTAAGAATGGTGAGGAGTTGAGCTTAGGTAATCATACCTTACAGTTCTTTATGACTCCAATGGTTCATTGGCCAGAGACAATGATGACACTCTGTAAAGGTGAGGTCAGCCACCTCTTTACAGGTGATGCATTCGGCTGTTTTGGTGCATTAAATGGCGGTCTCATCGATCAAGAGATTGATACAGATTGGTGTTGGTTAGAGATGGTTCGCTACTATTCTAACATCGTTGGAAAGTACGGAACACCTGTTCAGAACGCATTGAAGAAGCTTGCGGGTATTCATATTGATTATATCTGCTCTACTCACGGACCCGTATGGCATAAGTATGTTGACAAGGTTATCGGACTTTATGACCGTATGTCTAAGTACGAAACAGAGCCTGGTCTGGTGATTTGCTATGGTACAATGTATGGCAATACAGAGCGCATGGCAGAACAGATTGCACGTGCAGCATCGCTTGCTGGTGTGAAGAATATTCGTTTGTACAATGTTTCTAAGACACACCACAGCTATATTCTCCAAGACATCTTCCGCTTCCGTGGCTTGATTGTTGGTGCTCCTACCTACAATGCAGGACTCTATCACGAGATGGATGTACTCTTGCAGGAGGTTGCTAATCGCGATATCAAGAACCATCTTATTGGTTGGTTTGGTTCTTACTCTTGGGCTTCAAAGGCTGTTGCTGCCATTGGCGAATGGAATGAGAACCATCTTCACTTTGAAAAAGTGGGTGAGCCAGTAGAGATGAAGCAGGCACTCACACCAGAGATTAAGGAAGAGTGCAACCGCTTAGGACGCGAAATGGCTGCAAAACTTTTAGAAGAATAA
- a CDS encoding TIGR00730 family Rossman fold protein — protein sequence MNIAVFCSANNNIAPDYFRAAEELGRWIGENGHTLVYGGANSGLMECIGKAVHEAGGRTIGVIPRILEEGRRVSDYVDVEIPCEDLTDRKAIIMERSDEFYALPGGIGTIDEIFTVAASASIGYHHKKVTLVNVQGFWDSLIALLNDQQEKGMMRGRIHDYIEIKNIDDF from the coding sequence ATGAATATAGCAGTATTTTGTTCTGCAAATAATAACATTGCTCCCGACTACTTCCGTGCTGCGGAAGAGTTGGGACGATGGATTGGAGAGAATGGGCATACGCTCGTTTATGGTGGAGCCAACAGTGGATTGATGGAGTGTATTGGTAAGGCTGTACACGAAGCTGGTGGACGTACTATCGGAGTTATCCCTCGCATCTTAGAGGAAGGACGTAGAGTTAGCGACTATGTAGATGTAGAGATTCCTTGTGAGGACCTTACTGATCGCAAGGCAATCATCATGGAACGCTCTGATGAGTTCTATGCTTTACCAGGTGGTATCGGAACAATTGATGAAATTTTCACTGTTGCAGCCTCTGCTTCTATTGGTTATCATCATAAGAAGGTTACCTTAGTCAACGTGCAGGGCTTTTGGGATAGTCTTATTGCCCTACTGAATGACCAACAAGAAAAAGGTATGATGCGTGGTAGAATCCATGATTATATAGAGATTAAGAATATAGACGACTTTTAA
- a CDS encoding family 16 glycosylhydrolase, which translates to MKTTGLILCGLCLGFSNLSAQVTQNAVPSMAGWNYYGGDEFNGNKIDESKWGVYGDPKYNYKFDDYGNTEGQGGVQYYRADMVKVKNGVAYITASREPLLTGRRPDAKKDPAGTDYSVKVQPPFKPKHDFGKYGWWSGALSSRNANGADLVKAKGLEHGTYYPLYSRIEVKAKIPYEFGTWMALWLRHCNGASTFEIDLQEFFVNEDRKDAMKEKGFYLHQTTHGMDYDAGWKNGYPNNTYNHNDYGDRVREIDFDPGKDFHVYGAQIDPEPGDPMHLAVTFLLDGRVRSVFRTKDNRYKSKNSKYPYRYNALLAQNLSKYGEDRVWDVAITGQVGGKAWKANTEILPSMYPYEGFGGTLYPELNPKYGGDINKVPKEFVTEIDWLRVFKRANELLWIGNLPEYRQNQKKSLELAKEKFTNIKPGDQLVMDLEVCDPNQKASLDIFNKSGKAITTLKPELAKNDAQVTFVVTEALSKLLKSEGCVLKCENIRLYTVCHSSKKDAIWSGFKEIQWGETIIPAELFANLGEGQKLEFVVRDVNPGGKIFLRQNKKNPTDSKRPKFSFSAQYGSIINLDSGKDEKTYSLDLEPKVIEELKQNGLVVTGLGYYLRSVNIIGTSHTSNNTVTGIAIDKIDSANQNDGTVYSINGMKVRDANDKGKLNPGIYIINGKKVLVK; encoded by the coding sequence ATGAAAACAACAGGACTAATACTTTGTGGATTGTGTTTAGGCTTCTCTAACCTATCTGCACAAGTAACACAGAACGCCGTACCGTCCATGGCTGGTTGGAATTACTATGGTGGCGATGAGTTTAATGGAAACAAGATTGACGAATCTAAATGGGGCGTCTATGGTGATCCAAAGTATAATTACAAGTTTGATGATTACGGTAATACAGAAGGGCAAGGAGGTGTTCAGTATTATCGTGCCGATATGGTTAAGGTAAAGAATGGTGTGGCATATATTACTGCTTCACGTGAACCTCTTTTAACAGGACGTCGTCCTGACGCTAAAAAAGACCCTGCTGGGACCGATTACAGCGTAAAGGTACAACCACCTTTTAAACCTAAACATGACTTTGGTAAATACGGTTGGTGGTCTGGTGCACTCTCCAGTCGTAATGCTAACGGAGCAGACTTGGTGAAAGCTAAAGGGTTAGAACATGGAACTTACTACCCTCTCTACTCACGTATAGAGGTAAAGGCTAAGATTCCATATGAGTTCGGAACTTGGATGGCACTATGGCTCCGTCACTGTAATGGAGCAAGTACATTTGAGATTGATTTACAAGAGTTCTTTGTTAATGAGGACAGAAAAGATGCAATGAAAGAGAAAGGCTTTTATCTGCATCAAACTACCCATGGAATGGACTACGATGCCGGTTGGAAAAACGGATACCCCAATAATACTTATAACCATAATGACTATGGAGATCGTGTAAGGGAAATTGACTTCGACCCAGGAAAAGATTTCCATGTTTATGGCGCACAGATTGACCCAGAGCCAGGTGATCCAATGCACTTAGCCGTAACTTTCCTCTTAGATGGAAGAGTTAGATCCGTTTTCCGTACAAAGGATAATCGATATAAATCAAAAAACTCGAAGTATCCATATCGTTATAATGCACTCTTAGCACAAAACCTTTCAAAGTATGGAGAGGACCGTGTTTGGGACGTTGCTATCACAGGACAAGTAGGTGGTAAGGCATGGAAGGCTAATACAGAAATACTACCAAGTATGTATCCATATGAAGGATTTGGTGGAACTCTCTACCCGGAATTAAATCCGAAGTATGGAGGTGATATTAATAAGGTCCCTAAGGAGTTCGTTACAGAAATTGACTGGTTGCGCGTTTTTAAACGAGCAAATGAACTACTATGGATTGGAAACTTACCAGAATATAGACAGAATCAGAAGAAAAGTCTTGAACTTGCAAAAGAGAAGTTTACTAACATAAAGCCTGGTGATCAGTTGGTAATGGACCTTGAGGTCTGCGACCCTAATCAAAAAGCAAGTCTTGATATCTTTAATAAAAGTGGAAAAGCTATCACAACGCTTAAGCCAGAGCTTGCTAAGAATGACGCACAGGTAACTTTCGTTGTGACAGAAGCACTTAGTAAGTTACTAAAGAGTGAAGGCTGTGTACTGAAATGTGAGAACATCCGTTTATACACCGTTTGTCATTCATCAAAGAAGGATGCTATATGGAGTGGCTTCAAAGAAATCCAGTGGGGTGAAACAATTATCCCAGCAGAGTTGTTTGCGAATTTAGGAGAAGGACAAAAACTTGAGTTTGTGGTGAGAGATGTTAATCCAGGTGGAAAGATTTTCTTACGCCAGAATAAAAAGAATCCTACTGATTCAAAAAGACCTAAGTTCTCGTTTAGCGCACAATATGGTAGTATTATCAACTTGGATAGTGGGAAAGATGAAAAGACCTATAGTCTTGACCTCGAACCTAAGGTTATCGAAGAGTTAAAACAGAATGGCTTGGTGGTAACTGGACTGGGGTACTACTTGCGTAGTGTTAACATTATAGGTACGAGTCATACGTCAAATAACACTGTTACAGGTATTGCTATAGACAAGATAGACTCCGCGAATCAAAATGATGGTACTGTCTATTCTATCAATGGAATGAAAGTAAGAGATGCGAACGATAAAGGGAAATTAAATCCAGGAATCTACATTATTAATGGTAAGAAGGTTCTGGTAAAATAA